A window of the Plasmodium vivax chromosome 12, whole genome shotgun sequence genome harbors these coding sequences:
- a CDS encoding hypothetical protein, conserved (encoded by transcript PVX_118460A) has protein sequence MKSQNNDKLCNLKDLVPFYKKDNEKLNENTEDIVYSVKKKFNFIKEKGETTFNKYENTKKNLDLLNRELKLNKISLVQQKIEHEELKTKNEEILNKFENLKHSKYTYQIMLQRLKKEKKMLYFYLNSLERTVTSLKNSERQLHNAIQKITSENKNLKKSIDEKKTELMKAKNKNEEILKYMNVNKEHSNILRIRREMINEYKNNKLHNADIALMVEEKKKFKKLLIYYLLHNNYLKLSASNIFENASNIYATISKLREATGVTDIYDINQKFQDIENKKNLLQKEEESSQKKLEDAIKEYILLNNDIINTFSEDKNILKNKILNEKEKISDDMYDMYKLVFASEKELEDINMKLDKIKKFLEKQNNYFHSINMEDKVEFHSNEDMLQYIKNLKIVIEILMRITQKNRENGNISRSYKSLEFLEIINLYKNVDFHKNMCRVDDTLDLENSIKLGTL, from the exons atgaaaagccaAAACAACGACAAGCTGTGCAACCTGAAGGATTTGGTGCCCTTCTACAAG AAAGACAATGAAAAACTGAACGAAAATACAGAGGACATTGTATATTcagtgaaaaagaaatttaactTCATcaaggaaaaaggggagactACCTTTAATAAGTACGAAAACACCAAG AAAAATTTGGACCTCCTCAATCGAGAATTAAAACTCAACAAGATTTCCCTCGTGCAACAGAAAATT gaacatgAAGAGCTGAAGACGAAGAATGAAGAGatattaaacaaatttgaaaaccTCAAGCATTCCAAGTACACCTACCAAATTATGTTGCAACGGCTCAAG aaggaaaagaaaatgctgTATTTCTACTTAAACTCCTTGGAGAGGACAGTCACGAGCCTTAAAAATAGCGAACGACAACTGCACAACGCGATTCA aaaaataacttcggaaaataaaaatttaaaaaaatccatcgatgagaaaaaaacg GAACTCATGAaggcgaaaaataaaaatgaagaaatccTCAAATATATGAATGTCAACAAGGAGCACAGCAATATACTGAGGATACGGCG GGAAATGATCAACGAGTACAAAAACAACAAACTGCACAACGCAGACATAGCGCTGATGgtcgaggaaaaaaaaaaattcaagaaGCTCCTCATCTACTACCTGCTACACAACAACTACTTAAAATTGAGCGCGTCCAATATCTTCGAAAATGCAAGCAATATATACGCCACTATATCGAAGCTGAGGGAGGCAACC GGCGTTACAGACATTTATGACATAAATCAAAAGTTTCAAGacattgaaaataaaaagaatttgctgcaaaaggaggaggagtcATCGCAGAAGAAGCTCGAA GACGCCATCAAGGAATACATCCTTCTCAACAACGACATCATAAACACCTTTTCGGAGGACAAGAATATtctgaagaacaaaattttaaat gaaaaggaaaaaatatcgGACGACATGTATGACATGTACAAGCTCGTCTTTGCAAG CGAAAAGGAACTAGAAGACATTAACATGAAGctggacaaaataaaaaaattcctggAGAAACAAAACAACTACTTTCACTCGATTAATAtggaa GATAAAGTCGAATTTCACTCGAATGAAGACATGCTGCAGTAtatcaaaaatttaaagataGTCATAGAGATCCTCATGCGGATAACTCagaaaaac CGAGAAAACGGAAACATCAGCAGATCCTACAAG TCTTTGGAGTTTCTGGAAATTATCAACCTGTACAAGAACGTCGATTTTCACAAGAACATGTGCAG AGTTGACGACACCCTGGACCTTGAAAATTCCATAAAGCTGGGTACTCTCTAA
- a CDS encoding allantoate amidinohydrolase, putative (encoded by transcript PVX_118465A), translating into MMNAQEETTEEEGKTLSSSNEEKSAKSAKKRKLQEIGPSEITGEEEPTGGEAPLCVETGGENNESNYKLKKKKKRKILSLFNNIFSWVVSKNAKIPSKEIETKEEVKFLNFNNILSKHFGSKVLFVTDESISKSENIMIEDKVGWVTRRRRDVGHEWLILKLKYPSVIYGMEINFENMEDDICPHLSIEVVENSCIDEIVKEEEYIMNETEEKEGAEQREQKIAKRKSYNFLESYKIDKSISDILENQNTPWVELLQADCVDFLKCFQKKKIYYFQVNDASLIKPWTHIRINLYPDGGINKIKFYGEFVTLFKKHTILSKQKIFLNKPENGCTLIYYHCDDIHKGHPKNMIDSYKTDGFSTKRLSNRPPIILRTLTYNSIKNVSIFKFGVRGVIENFTFDIGNYKYDHPEYIHIYLLDCVDMLTLDLLEQKRIFEEDEKLEKKKIDWLQLPPCKLANDQKKTFYNFNLLEYNFTIMERTATHFKISLHPDGGISQVNVIGTVLSTPQ; encoded by the coding sequence ATGATGAACGCCCAGGAAGAGACGACCGAGGAGGAAGGCAAAACGTTGAGTAGCTCAAATGAAGAGAAATCTGCGAAAAGcgcgaagaagaggaagctgCAAGAAATAGGGCCGAGTGAAATCACcggggaagaagaaccaacagggggagaagccccACTGTGTGTGGAAacaggaggggaaaataacGAGTCAAATTATaagttgaagaaaaaaaaaaaaagaaaaatcttAAGCCTTTTTAACAACATCTTCAGCTGGGTTGTAAgtaaaaatgcgaaaatcCCATCGAAAGAAATTGAaacaaaagaagaagtaaaattcctaaattttaataacattttgtCCAAACACTTCGGCTCAAAGGTCCTCTTCGTAACAGACGAGTCGATCAGCAAATCTGAAAACATAATGATTGAGGACAAGGTCGGGTGGGTGAcgagaagaaggagggaCGTAGGACACGAGTGGCTAATACTAAAATTGAAGTACCCAAGTGTTATATACGGAATGGAAATAAATTTCGAAAACATGGAAGATGATATATGCCCCCACTTATCCATCGAGGTGGTGGAAAATTCCTGCATTGACGAAATTGTGAAAGAGGAAGAATACATAATGAACGAAACGGAAGAGAAAGAAGGAGCGGAACAGAGGGAAcagaaaattgcaaaaaggaaaagctacaattttttagaatcgtacaaaattgataaatCCATATCtgacattttggaaaatcaAAATACGCCGTGGGTTGAATTACTCCAAGCAGATTGTGTAGACTTCCTCAaatgttttcaaaaaaaaaaaatttactattTTCAAGTTAACGATGCGTCGTTGATCAAGCCATGGACACACATACGGATTAATTTATATCCAGATGGaggtataaataaaataaaattttatggcGAATTTGTCACcctatttaaaaaacataccATTTTatcaaaacaaaaaattttcctAAATAAACCAGAAAATGGATGCACTTTAATATACTACCATTGTGATGATATACACAAAGGCCATCCCAAAAATATGATCGATTCGTATAAAACGGATGGGTTTTCAACAAAGAGGTTGTCCAATAGGCCCCCAATTATTCTACGCACACTTACTTATAACTCAATTAAAAacgtttccatttttaagttcGGCGTTCGAGGGGTCATCGAAAATTTTACCTTTGACATTgggaattataaatatgacCATCCCGAATATATCCACATCTATTTATTAGACTGTGTGGATATGCTCACTTTGGATTTGCTCGAGCAGAAACgcatttttgaagaagacgaaaaattggaaaaaaaaaaaatagactgGCTGCAACTGCCGCCATGTAAATTGGCCAATGATCAGAAGAAaactttttacaattttaatttgctcGAGTATAACTTCACCATCATGGAGAGGACGGCCACGCACTTTAAAATTTCGCTGCATCCTGATGGCGGCATATCCCAAGTCAACGTCATCGGCACGGTACTCTCCACCCCCCAGTGA